CACTAAATCCTTGAATGACGAATTAGAGGATGATGAGCTGTTTTTGAATTTAGCTAGTAATGAATATTTTAAAGCCATTGATACAAAAGCTTTAAAAGTTCCTGTTATAGATGTGGACTTTAAAGAATTTAAGGACGACAAATATAAAACCATTGGTATTTTTGCTAAAGCAGCAAGAGGACTAATGGCACGGTTTATTATTGATGAAAACGCTGAAACTTTAGATGATGTTAAAGCATTCAATTTAGAGGGTTATGGTTTGAGCGATGAACTATCCAGCTCAAACAAATTAGTTTTCACCAGATAATTGCATTGGCAAGAAGGGTTTAAGCCTTTGCTTTTTTATCAACACTTATTTTTTCTTCAGGACGTACTTGCTTCTTAATTCGTGGACGTCTTACACCATACGAACCGCGATTAATTTTACCGCGTTTTGTTTTTTTATCACCTTTTCCCATGTCATTTTTGTATTTAAAACTTAAGCTATAAATTACAATAAATTTATCATCTTTAAAAACAAAAATGACATTCTTTCATAAGCATCCATACCAACCTTTTATTCAAGAGGATACCACCAAATTAATTGTGGGCACCTTACCACCACCACGTTTTTCTACTGGTGATTTGCTTGAAAAGGACGTCGATTTCTGCTATGGGAGTTATTATAATAGTCTGTGGTTGTTTATTGATAAAATTCATAATTTAAATTTTCGTTATGACAATTCTGAAGAAGCCATTATAGAACGCCAACAGTTTTTAATTCAGCATAAAATTGGTGTTTGTGACATTGTAGAAAGTGCGGAACGTGAAAAAATAGACGCATCGGATTTAGGCATGACAAACATCATATTGCGGGATATCTTGGGTTATTTAAAGGAATACCCAAATATTGACACCTTGTTATTTACAGGAGGAAACAGTAAAAACGGTCCAGAATACTTCTTCCGAAAGCATTTAAAAACTTATAATTTGAAATTGGAAGTGCTTTCTAATGAGGTTCCAAGAATTCATCAATTCAATATGAACACAGAATCCACAGAACGCATTATCAAAACAGTTTCCTTGACTTCTGGGTCTGGTGCAGCCAATATTTCTATAAGTAGGTTGCCACTTTACAAGCATTTAAAGGCAAGCAATCCTGACTTTAATACCTTCGATTTTCGGGTAATGCAGTATCGCGAATTTATCTAGAAAAAAACGCCATTATTGCGGATTAGACAGGAATTATCAGAATTTTATCGATTTTATATATAATCTGAAGTTGAAAAATACTATTTTA
Above is a window of Bizionia sp. M204 DNA encoding:
- a CDS encoding 30S ribosomal protein THX; its protein translation is MGKGDKKTKRGKINRGSYGVRRPRIKKQVRPEEKISVDKKAKA
- a CDS encoding uracil-DNA glycosylase family protein; its protein translation is MTFFHKHPYQPFIQEDTTKLIVGTLPPPRFSTGDLLEKDVDFCYGSYYNSLWLFIDKIHNLNFRYDNSEEAIIERQQFLIQHKIGVCDIVESAEREKIDASDLGMTNIILRDILGYLKEYPNIDTLLFTGGNSKNGPEYFFRKHLKTYNLKLEVLSNEVPRIHQFNMNTESTERIIKTVSLTSGSGAANISISRLPLYKHLKASNPDFNTFDFRVMQYREFI